The Melitaea cinxia chromosome 9, ilMelCinx1.1, whole genome shotgun sequence DNA segment ccagtagaaagttatgcggtataatacaacgtaggtcaacgaaaaaagcgtcaagtaaaaacgcattattagatataacacgaaaagtagttgttagatctcaaataaatttaaatgggaccaattggcacacaccacctttcgattaaaacaaaatttgtcgaaatcggtctacccggtcgaaagttctgatgtaacatacataaaaaaaaaaaaaaaatacagtcgaattgagaacctcctccttttttggaagtcggttaaaaaatatatgagcgTCGATCGTCGACTAAAAACTTATTCATTTTTTGGAGGGtaagtaattattttctataGGGTTTATCCAATCTCCTTTCAATgggatattatttttaattattgattttcgttgcagttaaaaattataaacgcaAGCGATTTTGTTtcgttcttcttcttcttttactttggctccCTGAAGGATTTTGTTTCGTTAAGCTATGACTATGACCCTTTGTCAGTGTGACAGTCACACTGTTACTGTGACGTATTGTTTGACttatttctgaagttaaaaaataaatggtatgaatcatatataaataaataaatatagtgtaCTTCTACGTTTATTGTTTGTCGAAATTTCAGCTATAATGGAAAAAATTCCAGACCAACTCGGATATCTGATATTAACTGAGGACGGTGCAGTTTTAGAGTCTGGCGGTGAACTCGAAAACGACGAGCGTGTTGCAATTATTATAACTGATCTTATCAGCCTCTCTCATAGGTTAGAAAAATATGCCTAAAACGTATAGAATGTCAATTAAATTCTTTTATGTATTTGCATACAgcagttaaaataatttgttacggAAAGAATTAGATACTTTCTATATGTTGCTTCGTTTCAGACTATCGCAGTCAATTTCTTGACAAATCCCTCCCCTTtctatttatactaaaaatattctcttatttcattttatcttttttatttacagtattGATCCAGTTGCGTTTGGTCCAgatgagaaatttaaaaaaatatccataaCATATGATGATCACTGGTTTGTCATATGCATATCAAACAAAAAGATATACGTTGTAAAGAGAAGCATACAATCATCCCCGTCTGAAAGCATTGCTGTAAATGTTTGATCACAAAAGTTGAGATTAACAAAATGGGTCGAAATTTGTTAATGAGTAGCCTTGAAAATGcgtcatttaatatattattacaaattttatttagatgtgTAACATTTATCATTAACGCCTGGGTTATTAGGAATGTGGGGCATGAAGTTATTGGTATTATGAATGTCAGATTACTACTACTTGAAAGCACCATTCTATATTTGAGTAGAGAGCCATTCCAGCGTGCTTGTCTTGGTCAAAATGGTGAATTCATGTGGTATCATGTCATAAACCAAATTTGGCTCTGTGTACCCCTCAGTTGTTTGTTgtcatttgtttttgtttacatatGGCTGAATATATTACCATTAGGTCATCCAGAGCATGCCTTTCAGTATGAGTTTGGCTGCTGGAGTGTTGCACTATCATGTATATTAGAACTATGCTCTGCAAATATTGCTTTGGTTGCACAactatattgttttgtaaagcTTAAAGTTGTTCTTGAcactttacatatttttgtaagaacaatattatttttgtctattaTAATCTATGATAAGTCACTAGCTCTTATAGCTTTTTCAGTAGCTCAAGTTGGAAgtattacatttattgttttagcCTATTACTTATTTTTCTATTGGTACATTAAATACAAACCGCTCTATGCTAAGGGtgcattaaaaagtaaattacttCCATCTAATATTTTGGAGAGACTTTATAACAATAtggatgattttaaatttacttctCTAAGAGATTTTTTTCCTAAGTATGTTGGCTCTATAAACTCATCATTTAATAGAAAATTGAATACACTTACTTTAAGTTTTGCCAAACAAGGAGTTGTCAAGCAAATATTAACAGAAGGAGAAAAATATGTTATGTCAGTAAGTCCTGTTATGACTTTTGCTGAACAAGCAAGTTACgatgttgtaaataatttagGTAGTTTAGCTGCTAGATTTGTTTTTCGACCCATTGAGGATAgcagttacttttattttactcaaATGGTAAGCAGAGACTTGCCTTTATATAAACaggatcaaaataaaattcaagaaTCTTGTACAGTTTTGTCACAAGTTTGTAAGATTGTTAGTTCAATTGGTTTAATCGTTCTTGTTTTTGGATTTAGTTACTCTCGGACTCTTCTTACTTTATATGGGGGAGAAGAATTTGTTGCCAGTGGATTACCAGTACAACTACTTCAGAGTCATTGCTTAGCTATCCTCCTAATGGCTATTAATGGAATTACTGAATGTTACACTTTTGCAACTATGACCAGTGCACAACTTAAcagttataactatataatgGTTTTCTTTTCAATTAGCTTTCTAGTTCTTTCATATGTGTTGACATATGTTTTAGGACCAGTtggatttattatttcaaattgtattaatatgttTGCTAGAATTATGCAtagtattcattttataaataatgaaactaaagATACCGATTATAGGCCTCTTCAAGGGCTTTATGTtggaaaatactttttaattactttatttatagctGGTTGTATCTGTAAACTCTctgaaaacaatatattttataaatctattcTAACACATATAACAATTGGGATGTTATGTTTGATTGGTGTATTGTTATCTTGGGGATATGAAAATATGGAACTCATTGTTAAGACATACAATAAGTTTATGAGAAGTGAAGAAAAGAAAGCAACGGATTAGCAATTGTTTATTGTTAAgcttataacatttaaataagatttgtatttattatttaaataaaagtgtataaGATATGTTGCATTTTATAACcggttttttattaataataatttaatttaatacaacaaattttattatacatctatttcaaacaaataatatcaaatgtgtgattttatttaataatttacatcGGATAAAAGAATATACCTTTCATTTGATCTTCACACATTCTTTTTACTTCATCtgtaataaaagaataaaatatcaagattatagaataattttaatagattcTGAGGAATATCAGTATTACCTGCAATATCCTTTAAATTTGCATTTTTATCTTGTATTATAACATAGAACTCCCTGTCATTAGATGATTTTCCCGCAATCCAGTATTCATCTggtgttttaataataacttcaCCATAATTCCCAAGACTGAAAATGATACATTTCCTCAATTagtatatacaaattattttaaagtatcaccagaaatagaaaaataagtaCCTTTTCCTATCAGAATGTATGCCAGCAATTATACTTAATACTTCGGGTTTTATAGTAGTAGAAGGAGTTAAAGAGGATACTGGAgtctaaaacaataattattacgtTGAGTTGcatgaaacaaaattaaaatttaagtagagattaaactaatttaatcacaagaatttcatacaattcttacgattaaattagtttaatcactacttaaattttaatttcttttcgtgcaactcagcATTAGacaattaaaaatgagactGTTAATGTTTTTCACAGTTTTACATTTTATGACTTATTTTCAAATAAGAAATGAATGTCCtaagtattattattgatttgttgcttgaattttatttatgcaaaaatGAGACTACAACAAAGTTTTTATACAAAAGATtatcttaaaaaatagaaatattttttatgttaatttttacgACACATTGGTGCAATGGttgatccccgtacatgacaaacatttgtattggcgatGCAGATGTTTTTGGTCGTTTGTGCAGTTTTTGTGAGTCtctccaccgtacctcggagagcacgttaagccgtcggtctctgttgttatcgtgtacttgatagcgatcgttactcgtagtaggaaatatatctgccaatATGTATTAGAagagcgtggtggataaagctctgatccttctcctacacggggaaagaggcctatgcccagcagtgggatattacaggctgaagcgtaatttttgagctataattgtgtttgctcgcaaacggaaaaaaaccgacttcaattacaccgacaagtaatacaacgtaagtagacgaaaaaaattaacaaacgcactagtcgttactaTGATTTTCGTGGGTTCCCCTCACTTTTTCTCTGGGATCCATCATAAGATCCTGCTTTCCGTaccatggtaccacccttgagatatctcctttccaacaaaaaattaataaatatcaaaatcggtttataaacgacgaagttctccctgaatatacataataaaaatatatacagtcgaattgagtaacctccttcttttttgaagtcggttaaaaaacaagaCAATATTAGTATGTATTAACTATAAACAGTATTATACTTACAGATGTTTTATATGCTAAGTTAAGCCTGTTAAAATATAAGAACTTATGTTCCGAGCTGGCTAGTTGCGCATTTTGCAATGCATGAAGTGTACACTGTTCACTTATTGAAGATGCAATAGTAGATAGTTGTGGACCAATAAATGCATCTAATGctctaaaattatcaatattgaGACTTGTatcaactgaaaaaaaaaaatgtattatacaatataagAAGCCGCCTAAATTCCAATCTTATTTGggcactttttttatatatttttttttattttcacatagataaaaagaataatttattttagtttttagtaaaaacacccacaaaaaaaaaatacggaaaATACTTATAACTAGTAACTgatagtatatttaataaattttattcgagATGAGCTCACCATCAACCGTGAAGCATACTGTAGCACTCAGAGTTCTATAAATAACAAGATAATACTGTTTAGTTTCCGTGTCATCTTCGCGCATCAGATATACCTTATGCAATTTTTGCAGGTCTTCTTCAGTACGAATACCGTCTGGAGGACTAATATAACGCCCATGTCTTTGAGCAGCCGTAACTGCTCCACCTTGTATCTCTTTTTCAACTTGTTTCGGCAACAATGTTTGAACTAAATATTGATATAGTGTCAACATGTCATTTGTGGCAAGGCCATTCCTGTTGAAATATAAGAAACATGTATACTAGTAGATATATCTCcattgccctaaggttgcctggaagagattgcttttaagcaatacggcctttgtatatttttttctactaattattgttaatgttgcttgtttattttatttcttgtttggtgtacaataaagtgtaaatatatttacaactagctgtgacagcgacttcgtccgcgtggaatataacaaaaagttattgttcagttcgcagttataaaatattttttttttaaataaagtagccaagttactccttattacatcagctatcggccagtgaaaatcccgtcaaaatcggtccagccgtttcagagattagccagaacaaacagacagacacaaaaattgtaaaaaatgttattttggtatatgtaccatataTACATCTAATAcaaccatatgcatttagtaaaaagcagttattttaatattacaaccagacactccaattttatttatttgtatagaaacgataatttttaattaaataaacttttcttaCCATATCAGTTGATCATTATATACAAACGAAATACATTTAAACTCTGGATAGTTTATCTCAAGCAAATCTATGAAGCACatcactttaaaaaaggagTTTTTTTCCAATGGCAAATAGTTAATGCCTTGAATTATATTGCTTATATTGTTTGGAACACTTCTGGACATAATatactgtaaatataattatagatttaaattaaataaaaagatgaaaattagaaataaaatttaaaatacttatgttttatatagaagaaaaaaCTTACAGGTGTAAAAaaattttcacatttattatatatatcatcgGGTGGTATATCTTTAAGAGGACCTATAAACATCCTAAATATCTTGTAAGCAGAGACAAGTAAATCATACATCACAGATGGTTCTACCTAAAAAGATTAGTTGTAATGTAATACTTAGttaaatattgcaaaataacCATAGGCACATGTATATAAACTACAAATCTATGTTTAGTGCAGTAATTATCAGTAAAACATTGCTAGTATAATATGGCCATATATTTgatatacaaaataatgattgtactttataaaaacaaatttcataaataaatcagTGTTATTGACCATGCATGTTTTAAATATTGCCATAATTGTATAGTGTATTCTCAAATATGCAATTCAAAAGtagattataaaatatgatttgTCTCCCTGTGTGGCTATGGGAGTAAAGtcacagcagtaaagaatatagtcaccctctttcttcccatgggtgtcgtaagaggcgactaagggataacacagtttcactaccaccttggaacttaaaaagctgacagATGGTGGGAttaccgtccaactgctggtttccaaatacacaggccgaagacgggcagcagcgtcttcggtacgacaaaaccagccctgtggtcaccaacccgcctgcccagcgtggtgactatggacaaaacacatgagttcgcgctatttttggcggcAACTTGTTGaagcctgtgtccagcagtggactgtgataggctgaaatgatcaTGGTGATGATATGATTTGTCGCATTGCATCACATGGAATTCAGCCTGTAccatcccacagctggacataggcttctttctccatttgGGAGAAGGATGGGAGCTTAATataccacgctactccactgtgttttgatagatattttccctactatgagtaacaatcgctatcagggtTTATGATAATAAACGGGAAcaacggcttaacatgctctcagAGCCacagtgggaagacccacaaggttCAATCCATCCAAACCAGAATGAAATATTTGTgcgaatacaaatatccatcccgagcgggaatcacaCCCACAAACTGTGGGTGTTTATTTAGGTGGATATTCACACCAatacaccagagcagttgtaCTACTGTATAAAGTTGATTctctgtaaaaaattaaattaaagagttctctataaaaaattaattaattaaagagtGTAAAAATTGAGTTAAGAGTAATGTTAAAAGTATTTAGGTACTCTTTATGAGTATGATATATCTACTCATATGAGATTTACAAATgataataaatgatatatataggTATGCTTAATACAATGAATTGCTTTAAAATAAACAGGCAGCATCTTTTAATGACTCTTAttgaataatttgaataaaccttaataaatatgtatttacaagtattattactatttatatacttactatTGTGTCTTTGTTTTCTCCTAATGTTGTTACAGTTTTAGTTGCATAAGGTATTCTAACAAcctaaaatttgaaatatggATTCATGATCATTATACAACTTCcgtttttgaattaattttataaatatattatatatttttattaccagaACCATCCAGTATCCTTTCTCTGGCTGATAGAAAATATATCgttttgtttgtgtttgtagTGCTTCACATGGTTGTGAAGAAAAGGtcctaatattaaaaaaaaatatatatatataaacaaaaaataatatcagttcagttctttgcttaatggctttataaaaattaaaagtaaataatatagcacaTTTCAACTATCacatatttaatgaaatgataattgaatatcttttatataaaatcttcatgtatatatatatatatatatatatatatattgataatttattttccaaTGTAATACTAACGTCATAAACTTAACTACCGCTTCACACAATCCAACTTGCATTTTTCGAGCATCAGGGGGGACTTGGTTGGGGTGAAagaataatattcttttaagttcctaaaaaaaattatctttttaatattatagaagGTAAAATGAATTAcatttaactaaatataatctatatacataCCTCGCCTTCTTTTGGACCAAAACTGGAATTAAATATGAAGAAAGaattgactttatttttcacatCAATCATTTTGGtttcaatagttattttttaataacttccTAATAGTAAgtaggtaataaaaatgtatgttttcaattattatgttattggTTAGGCT contains these protein-coding regions:
- the LOC123656698 gene encoding protein RFT1 homolog, with the protein product MGRNLLMSSLENASFNILLQILFRCVTFIINAWVIRNVGHEVIGIMNVRLLLLESTILYLSREPFQRACLGQNGEFMWYHVINQIWLCVPLSCLLSFVFVYIWLNILPLGHPEHAFQYEFGCWSVALSCILELCSANIALVAQLYCFVKLKVVLDTLHIFVRTILFLSIIIYDKSLALIAFSVAQVGSITFIVLAYYLFFYWYIKYKPLYAKGALKSKLLPSNILERLYNNMDDFKFTSLRDFFPKYVGSINSSFNRKLNTLTLSFAKQGVVKQILTEGEKYVMSVSPVMTFAEQASYDVVNNLGSLAARFVFRPIEDSSYFYFTQMVSRDLPLYKQDQNKIQESCTVLSQVCKIVSSIGLIVLVFGFSYSRTLLTLYGGEEFVASGLPVQLLQSHCLAILLMAINGITECYTFATMTSAQLNSYNYIMVFFSISFLVLSYVLTYVLGPVGFIISNCINMFARIMHSIHFINNETKDTDYRPLQGLYVGKYFLITLFIAGCICKLSENNIFYKSILTHITIGMLCLIGVLLSWGYENMELIVKTYNKFMRSEEKKATD
- the LOC123656700 gene encoding vacuolar fusion protein CCZ1 homolog: MIDVKNKVNSFFIFNSSFGPKEGEELKRILFFHPNQVPPDARKMQVGLCEAVVKFMTTFSSQPCEALQTQTKRYIFYQPEKGYWMVLVVRIPYATKTVTTLGENKDTIVEPSVMYDLLVSAYKIFRMFIGPLKDIPPDDIYNKCENFFTPYIMSRSVPNNISNIIQGINYLPLEKNSFFKVMCFIDLLEINYPEFKCISFVYNDQLIWNGLATNDMLTLYQYLVQTLLPKQVEKEIQGGAVTAAQRHGRYISPPDGIRTEEDLQKLHKVYLMREDDTETKQYYLVIYRTLSATVCFTVDVDTSLNIDNFRALDAFIGPQLSTIASSISEQCTLHALQNAQLASSEHKFLYFNRLNLAYKTSTPVSSLTPSTTIKPEVLSIIAGIHSDRKSLGNYGEVIIKTPDEYWIAGKSSNDREFYVIIQDKNANLKDIADEVKRMCEDQMKGIFFYPM
- the LOC123656705 gene encoding ragulator complex protein LAMTOR4 homolog — protein: MEKIPDQLGYLILTEDGAVLESGGELENDERVAIIITDLISLSHSIDPVAFGPDEKFKKISITYDDHWFVICISNKKIYVVKRSIQSSPSESIAVNV